The Mauremys reevesii isolate NIE-2019 linkage group 1, ASM1616193v1, whole genome shotgun sequence genome has a segment encoding these proteins:
- the NFAM1 gene encoding NFAT activation molecule 1, with amino-acid sequence MASSLNAIFLLLWLLQRGGRQVGGQKVSVKQTPLIQVAFANENVSMTCLVSYPYMNEYITFTIHYYWVNSEGKIVTINNLSVSETIPTGQTNQTTEKDYPHTVGTPENPAATGTYYCKASWRSKRETGNGVFILVRDTGYREPSPGMWKFLIALTTILTILSITETALLLWKRKICHLVSRPKLVVCPGRCPDVLQRCPDLSTGAQAPSGSSEPSGSIYTSLESHQAEVYSVLEDNTNSLSLEKNPTATPQDMNISQPDRVEDRNEDCGKTGKKKKKKKEMKSQQETLEEPFDSLYENI; translated from the exons ATGGCCTCCAGTCTAAATGCCATCTTCCTTCTTCTCTGGCTCCTTCAGCGTGGAG GACGGCAGGTTGGTGGACAGAAAGTCTCAGTAAAACAAACCCCCCTGATCCAGGTCGCTTTTGCCAATGAAAATGTATCTATGACGTGCCTGGTCAGCTACCCCTACATGAATGAATACATCACCTTCACAATCCATTATTACTGGGTGAACTCAGAAGGCAAGATAGTCACCATCAACAATCTTTCCGTATCTGAAACAATCCCCACTGGACAGACGAACCAGACAACAGAGAAGGATTACCCACATACAGTTGGGACACCAGAAAACCCCGCTGCTACTGGCACCTACTACTGCAAGGCCAGTTGGAGAAGCAAAAGAGAAACAGGAAATGGGGTATTCATCCTTGTTAGAG ACACAGGGTACAGAGAGCCCTCCCCGGGCATGTGGAAATTTCTCATCGCTCTTACCACTATCCTGACCATACTGAGCATCACTgaaacagctctgctgctgtggaaGAGAAAG ATCTGTCATTTAGTGTCTCGTCCTAAGTTGGTGGTGTGTCCTGGGAGATGCCCGGATGTCCTCCAGAGATGCCCAGACCTAAGCACAGGAGCCCAAGCCCCTTCAGGAAGCTCAGAACCATCTGGCTCCATCTACACT AGCCTAGAATCCCACCAAGCTGAGGTCTATTCTGTCCTTGAGGATAACACGAACAGCTTGTCGCTTGAGAAGAATCCCACTGCTACG CCTCAAGACATGAACATCTCGCAGCCAGACAGGGTTGAAGACAGAAATGAAGACTGTGGGAAAacagggaagaagaagaaaaagaagaaagaaatg AAATCTCAGCAAGAAACTCTGGAAGAACCCTTTGATTCCCTGTATGAGAATATCTAA